The following proteins come from a genomic window of Gottfriedia acidiceleris:
- a CDS encoding NAD(P)-binding domain-containing protein, translating into MLDVIIIGSGPFGISIAAHTIGSNLDYKLFGYPMDFWRNKMPQDMFIRTPHEFVSFSDPKDELTVQQFSLETGIELVTPLPRPIFVEYANWFAQKAGIEFTTELITKVEHKKDYYEVTSESGERYLTKNVIVATGVEHYKHLPNILKEFPSNLVSHTSGYTSFAQFKGKKVVVLGSGQSAWEAAGLLHREGADIELVYRKEGPNYAGSRENEIALRDVGDVFYNLPIEDKKEGWGQSPGSVAHFLKPYVEGIVPQTGGVSVDRIEQLNDDELRIYLSNGAEKTVNHIIAATGFHINLDKAPFFDHKILSAIEREEGFNQFPKLSESFESSLPGLYFAGPLSSHSHGPTFRFILGLRKNAFSIIPSIAKKNKAASV; encoded by the coding sequence ATGTTAGATGTTATTATTATCGGTTCGGGTCCATTTGGTATTTCGATAGCAGCCCATACAATTGGGAGTAATCTTGACTACAAATTATTTGGCTATCCAATGGATTTTTGGAGAAACAAAATGCCACAAGATATGTTCATTCGTACACCTCATGAATTTGTCAGCTTTTCAGATCCAAAAGATGAATTAACAGTCCAACAATTTTCATTAGAAACTGGAATTGAGCTTGTTACACCACTACCTAGACCAATTTTTGTTGAGTATGCAAATTGGTTTGCACAAAAAGCAGGAATTGAATTTACAACTGAATTAATTACTAAAGTTGAACATAAAAAAGATTACTATGAAGTTACTTCAGAAAGTGGCGAACGATATTTAACAAAAAACGTTATTGTTGCAACTGGTGTAGAACATTATAAGCACCTTCCAAACATCTTAAAAGAATTTCCTTCAAATTTAGTTTCTCACACATCAGGATATACGAGCTTTGCACAATTTAAAGGGAAAAAAGTAGTCGTTCTTGGTAGTGGTCAGAGTGCATGGGAAGCAGCTGGATTACTGCATAGAGAGGGTGCAGATATTGAATTAGTTTATCGAAAAGAAGGACCGAACTATGCAGGAAGTAGAGAAAATGAAATTGCGCTTCGTGATGTAGGGGATGTTTTTTATAATTTACCAATTGAAGATAAGAAAGAAGGTTGGGGTCAGTCTCCAGGAAGTGTTGCTCATTTCTTAAAACCATATGTCGAAGGAATTGTACCTCAAACAGGAGGAGTGAGTGTAGACCGTATTGAACAATTAAATGATGATGAACTACGAATCTACTTATCAAATGGAGCTGAAAAAACAGTTAATCATATTATTGCAGCAACAGGATTTCATATAAACCTAGATAAAGCACCATTTTTTGATCATAAAATACTTTCAGCAATTGAACGTGAAGAAGGTTTCAATCAATTTCCTAAGCTAAGTGAATCATTTGAATCAAGTTTACCAGGTTTATACTTTGCAGGACCTTTGTCTTCTCATAGCCATGGTCCTACGTTCCGATTTATTTTAGGATTAAGAAAAAATGCATTTTCAATTATTCCTTCAATTGCTAAAAAGAATAAAGCAGCTTCAGTTTAA
- a CDS encoding MarR family winged helix-turn-helix transcriptional regulator, protein MLKMREFFQTITRSFGLLNKFCCSVDGLDFSVVQSHILYEIDTKENPSIQQVADLLGIDVTTFSRQIQTLAKMDLVKKIPSPEDKRVTNLALTEKGKRVAKDIDRQVNDYLNDIFLQMNDFERDTVQRSIKFLADVMNRSRLEDRKDCEDTTC, encoded by the coding sequence CTGTTAAAGATGAGAGAATTTTTTCAAACGATCACACGTAGTTTTGGTTTACTTAATAAATTTTGTTGTTCAGTTGATGGATTAGATTTTTCAGTTGTTCAAAGTCACATTTTATATGAAATAGATACAAAGGAAAATCCATCTATTCAACAAGTAGCAGATTTACTTGGAATAGATGTGACAACCTTTAGCAGACAGATTCAAACACTTGCCAAAATGGATTTAGTTAAGAAGATTCCTTCACCAGAAGATAAACGAGTAACAAATCTTGCTTTAACCGAAAAAGGGAAGAGGGTTGCAAAAGATATCGATCGACAAGTGAACGATTATTTAAACGATATTTTCTTACAAATGAATGATTTTGAACGAGATACAGTTCAACGGTCAATCAAGTTTTTAGCAGATGTTATGAATCGCTCAAGATTAGAGGATAGAAAAGATTGTGAAGATACTACATGTTAA
- a CDS encoding TVP38/TMEM64 family protein, whose translation MQELSLNLSEHFILSIIISILLNIVISIIGFIPSTFLTTFNIEIFGVKESLIISFIGESLGASVSFLIYRKGYIIINRRYSIPTFLLKFENNSKVKSFAIILLGRLIPFIPSSVVTLLATISPISFGLFIISSTLGKLPAIFLEVYSINVLLTYLNMGKLLFIILVSILLFSLYKKFYK comes from the coding sequence ATGCAGGAGTTATCCTTAAATCTTTCAGAGCACTTTATTCTATCCATAATAATCAGCATATTGTTAAATATTGTCATTAGTATTATTGGATTTATTCCAAGCACATTTTTAACAACTTTTAATATAGAAATATTTGGTGTAAAAGAGAGTTTGATTATAAGTTTTATTGGTGAATCACTTGGAGCCTCAGTTTCATTTTTGATTTATCGAAAAGGTTATATAATAATAAACCGTCGATATTCAATACCAACTTTTCTATTAAAATTTGAAAACAATTCCAAAGTAAAATCATTTGCAATCATTCTTTTAGGTCGCCTCATCCCTTTTATCCCATCAAGTGTAGTGACATTACTTGCAACAATTAGTCCTATTTCATTTGGTTTATTTATTATTAGTAGTACGCTTGGAAAGTTACCTGCAATTTTTTTAGAAGTGTATTCAATCAATGTTCTATTAACTTATCTAAACATGGGTAAACTGTTATTTATCATTTTAGTATCAATCTTATTATTCTCACTTTATAAAAAATTTTATAAATGA
- a CDS encoding arsinothricin resistance N-acetyltransferase ArsN1 family A, which produces MKDVDIRLANENDLESIQRIYNQGIEDRIATLETEPKDLMYMKEWYGNHQGRFKVIVVENEEAVIGWASLNQYNGRCAYNGVADLSIYISRDYRGKGVGSLLLESLEQLAKENDFHKIVLFTFSFNGLGQGLYRKKGYREVGVFKNQGILDGEFVDVMAMEKIIAQ; this is translated from the coding sequence ATGAAGGATGTAGATATTCGTCTTGCAAATGAAAATGATTTAGAATCGATTCAGCGGATTTATAATCAAGGGATCGAGGATCGAATTGCTACGTTAGAAACTGAACCGAAAGATTTAATGTATATGAAGGAATGGTATGGAAATCATCAAGGACGTTTTAAAGTAATTGTTGTAGAAAATGAAGAGGCAGTTATCGGTTGGGCTTCATTGAATCAGTATAATGGTAGATGTGCATACAACGGAGTTGCGGACCTATCAATCTATATTTCTAGAGATTATAGGGGAAAAGGTGTAGGAAGCTTATTACTTGAATCACTTGAACAACTAGCTAAAGAAAATGATTTTCATAAAATTGTATTATTTACTTTCTCATTCAATGGGTTAGGGCAAGGATTGTATCGTAAAAAAGGCTATCGCGAAGTAGGCGTGTTCAAGAATCAGGGGATTTTAGATGGAGAGTTTGTTGACGTAATGGCAATGGAAAAGATAATTGCGCAATAG
- a CDS encoding ArsA family ATPase, which translates to MRIIVYTGKGGVGKTSIAAATAVQLASQGLKTLVMSTDAAHNLRDSFQIDEIGSELTQIADFLWAQEIDNLKETEKNWSAIQTWLSGVLSWTKLEDVNAEEMMAFPGMDELFSLLKIIDHAESGQFDVLIIDCAPTGETLRLLSYPNVLIWWLTKVFPHQRRLLKLARPVAKVVTGGLKLPDDEVLNDIEKLVKKVIQVQDLLLDKNITSVRIVLNPEKMIITEAQRAFTYLNLYSLNTDAIIVNRVLPKEAEGSYFDGWRKIQKQYEEVINQSFQPLPILRVPLMKSEVTGIASLKELAQIMFKNVDPSEILYTGKIEEVIKEEDKNVLYLTLPFIDKSDLDLTQRGDELTIQAGSYRRKVYLPRVLVGRPIQGARFVEQRLRIVFGERTSNNDEGVE; encoded by the coding sequence ATGAGAATTATTGTTTACACTGGTAAAGGTGGAGTCGGTAAAACAAGTATTGCAGCAGCGACAGCAGTTCAACTAGCTTCACAAGGACTAAAAACATTAGTTATGAGTACGGATGCTGCACATAATTTAAGAGATTCATTTCAAATAGATGAGATAGGATCTGAGCTTACTCAAATTGCTGATTTTCTCTGGGCACAAGAAATAGATAATTTAAAAGAAACTGAGAAAAATTGGAGTGCTATACAGACTTGGTTGAGTGGAGTATTGTCTTGGACTAAGTTAGAGGATGTAAACGCAGAGGAAATGATGGCTTTTCCAGGAATGGATGAACTTTTTAGTCTATTGAAGATTATAGATCACGCAGAAAGTGGGCAATTTGATGTATTGATTATCGATTGTGCGCCCACTGGTGAAACATTACGTTTACTTAGTTATCCGAATGTATTAATTTGGTGGCTGACTAAAGTTTTTCCACACCAACGTCGTTTGTTGAAATTGGCTCGCCCAGTAGCTAAGGTAGTGACTGGTGGCTTGAAACTTCCCGATGATGAAGTACTAAATGACATAGAGAAATTGGTTAAGAAAGTTATACAGGTACAGGATTTACTATTAGATAAAAATATTACATCCGTCCGTATTGTTCTAAATCCAGAGAAAATGATCATTACTGAGGCACAAAGAGCTTTTACCTATTTGAATCTATATAGCCTGAATACTGATGCAATTATAGTTAACCGAGTATTGCCTAAGGAAGCAGAGGGCAGTTATTTTGATGGTTGGAGAAAGATTCAAAAACAATATGAAGAAGTGATTAATCAATCATTCCAGCCTTTGCCTATTTTACGGGTGCCATTGATGAAATCAGAAGTTACAGGAATAGCTTCTTTAAAAGAGTTAGCACAAATAATGTTTAAAAATGTGGATCCTTCTGAAATTCTATATACAGGTAAGATAGAAGAAGTAATAAAAGAAGAAGACAAAAATGTACTGTATTTAACACTACCATTTATTGATAAATCAGATTTAGATCTAACTCAACGAGGAGACGAATTAACGATTCAAGCTGGTTCGTATCGTAGAAAGGTTTACTTACCTAGAGTATTAGTAGGTCGACCTATTCAGGGAGCAAGATTTGTTGAGCAAAGACTTCGAATTGTTTTTGGTGAACGAACTTCAAATAACGATGAAGGAGTTGAATAA
- a CDS encoding cation transporter yields the protein METILKVEGMTCGHCKAAVTKAMESVSDTKNIEVNLEGKQVTFHHTTPETVEKVKEAIEDQGYDIV from the coding sequence ATGGAAACAATTTTAAAAGTTGAAGGAATGACTTGTGGTCATTGTAAAGCCGCGGTAACAAAAGCAATGGAAAGTGTTTCAGACACAAAAAACATTGAAGTTAATTTAGAAGGAAAACAAGTAACATTTCACCATACAACTCCAGAAACAGTTGAAAAAGTGAAAGAAGCTATTGAGGATCAAGGATACGATATCGTTTAA
- a CDS encoding MFS transporter, translated as MKASIAFNKKSFMIELIPVLSIVFILTIGTGVVAPLLASYSLTMGANGLWVGGIYSGFYIVRFIVGSPIGIIADRIGPKWLLTISLGIYPFIALSYYFSNSLVTLFGARLLHGLASAMLLPMAMTYIGDVTPRGKEGSYMGLYNTVLFLANGIGPILGGWVTDRWNVKSAFLLLFVLSIATLILIFTTVTTTRKSICLNKEKDTIKKISTKIWKNGNIFSLASTYFATAVLIMFIVSFFPLFGIEKHFSTLQIGILIAVYNVTVGLFQLPLGKLADKYEKTRLLLGSCIGIAVLLFIIPKQETFTLICVTILIFSLLTALAIASSSALASESGKRYGMGKTMGLLSSATSLGMIIGPLLSGFIIQTYPVSWIFYAISGFWLISAVIIKYQYKKKKHKWSAVKDERIFSNDHT; from the coding sequence ATGAAGGCAAGTATAGCTTTTAATAAGAAATCATTCATGATTGAATTAATTCCAGTACTTTCGATTGTTTTTATCTTAACTATTGGGACTGGAGTTGTTGCCCCGTTACTAGCCTCTTATTCCCTAACAATGGGTGCAAATGGACTTTGGGTGGGGGGAATTTACAGTGGATTTTATATAGTTCGATTTATTGTCGGATCACCGATTGGGATAATAGCAGATCGAATAGGTCCAAAGTGGTTACTTACAATAAGTTTAGGAATCTATCCATTTATTGCTCTGTCATATTACTTTTCCAATAGCTTAGTTACATTATTCGGTGCAAGGCTATTACATGGTCTTGCTTCTGCAATGTTATTACCGATGGCGATGACTTACATAGGTGATGTTACACCAAGAGGAAAAGAAGGTTCGTATATGGGATTGTATAATACAGTACTATTTCTGGCGAACGGAATCGGACCGATATTAGGTGGATGGGTTACTGATCGGTGGAACGTAAAATCGGCTTTCCTATTATTATTTGTTTTATCGATTGCAACTTTAATATTAATTTTTACAACTGTCACTACAACAAGAAAAAGTATTTGTTTGAATAAGGAGAAAGACACAATCAAGAAAATATCAACTAAAATATGGAAGAATGGGAATATCTTCTCCCTTGCTAGTACTTATTTTGCAACTGCTGTTTTGATTATGTTTATTGTTTCATTTTTCCCGTTATTTGGTATAGAAAAGCATTTTTCTACTTTACAAATAGGGATTTTAATTGCAGTTTACAATGTTACAGTTGGTTTATTCCAATTACCTCTAGGAAAACTTGCCGATAAGTACGAAAAGACTAGATTGCTATTAGGTTCATGTATAGGGATAGCAGTCTTACTATTTATCATTCCTAAGCAAGAAACTTTTACATTGATATGTGTTACCATATTAATCTTTTCACTCTTAACAGCATTAGCGATAGCAAGCTCTTCAGCCCTTGCATCTGAATCAGGTAAGAGATATGGAATGGGCAAAACAATGGGATTATTAAGCTCTGCAACAAGTTTAGGGATGATTATTGGACCGTTACTTTCTGGATTTATTATTCAGACATACCCCGTTTCATGGATCTTCTATGCAATAAGTGGATTTTGGTTGATCAGTGCAGTTATTATAAAATATCAATATAAGAAAAAGAAACACAAATGGAGTGCTGTTAAAGATGAGAGAATTTTTTCAAACGATCACACGTAG
- a CDS encoding F510_1955 family glycosylhydrolase gives MQPFKIVSSIIITSLFLSACSSSNLPEVKKENRKEINKQISVQLTSFYKPIKQPEIDHIHGIGYTGNIEGLTVATHHGLKVFSNNKWYETKDNNHDYMGFQAISNGFYSSGHPEEGSNLKNPLGLLRSTDGGKTIETIDFYGMSDFHNLAVGYNSHSVLLFNQEKNDRLDSGFYFSEGIGKQWKKIIPIGLPNSLISFSIHTDDTSIIAMNTKEGLYLSKDKGNNFVNITPNYEVTASTFTTYYLYYAFKREDKNYLGIYDLSTKKLTEKVLPEIDAKDMISFLTVQYNNEDNITFSTMNSLVYTSSNQGNTWIKLN, from the coding sequence ATGCAACCATTTAAAATAGTATCTTCCATAATAATCACTAGTCTTTTTTTATCAGCCTGCTCCTCATCAAACTTACCAGAAGTAAAAAAAGAGAATAGAAAAGAAATAAACAAACAGATAAGCGTCCAATTAACATCCTTTTACAAACCCATCAAACAACCTGAAATAGATCATATTCATGGAATCGGATATACGGGGAATATTGAAGGATTAACAGTAGCAACACATCATGGATTAAAAGTTTTTAGTAACAACAAATGGTATGAAACCAAAGATAACAATCATGACTATATGGGATTTCAAGCTATATCTAATGGTTTTTACAGTAGTGGTCATCCAGAAGAAGGTAGTAATTTAAAGAATCCACTAGGACTACTAAGAAGTACAGATGGTGGAAAAACCATTGAAACCATTGACTTCTACGGTATGTCTGATTTTCATAACTTAGCAGTTGGTTATAACAGTCACAGTGTTTTACTTTTTAATCAAGAAAAAAATGATCGTTTGGACAGTGGGTTTTATTTTAGCGAGGGTATAGGGAAACAATGGAAAAAAATAATTCCTATTGGATTACCAAATTCCCTTATATCATTTTCAATTCATACCGATGATACTTCAATTATTGCAATGAATACAAAAGAAGGTTTGTATCTATCTAAAGACAAGGGAAATAATTTTGTGAATATCACTCCTAATTACGAGGTAACGGCTTCTACATTTACAACCTATTATTTATATTATGCGTTTAAAAGAGAAGATAAAAATTACTTAGGAATTTATGATCTTTCAACAAAGAAACTAACAGAAAAAGTATTACCAGAAATTGATGCAAAAGACATGATATCGTTTCTAACTGTTCAATACAACAATGAAGATAATATTACTTTTTCCACAATGAATTCTTTGGTTTACACTAGTTCCAATCAAGGAAATACATGGATAAAACTTAACTAA
- a CDS encoding sulfite exporter TauE/SafE family protein yields MTSWLYDLMNYLINVFYATKSIPIIAAFVLGVVGTLAPCQLTGNMGVIMIISNDTLKKTIPWKNMFKFILGKIVAFGVLGGLTWWFGRQFSSNIVFLFPYTRKLMGLTIILSGLLLLGFFNKQLAKILLYKPIFRFTAKSNYFIIGILFSLAFCPTMFSLFFFTLMPLSFTSIIGYLLPLLFAMGTAIPLLLFMFFIDTFNLQSYLLKKGRVVGGYVQKLFGYGLILLGLYDAYIYWL; encoded by the coding sequence TTGACTAGCTGGTTATATGATTTAATGAATTATTTGATAAATGTATTTTATGCAACAAAGTCTATCCCAATTATTGCAGCATTTGTCTTAGGGGTAGTAGGGACCCTTGCCCCATGTCAGTTAACTGGGAACATGGGTGTTATTATGATTATTAGCAATGATACTTTAAAGAAAACAATTCCATGGAAAAATATGTTCAAATTTATTTTAGGAAAGATAGTAGCATTTGGCGTGCTTGGAGGATTAACTTGGTGGTTTGGTCGTCAATTTTCTAGTAATATTGTTTTCTTATTTCCTTATACTAGAAAACTAATGGGTTTAACTATTATATTATCAGGACTACTATTACTAGGCTTCTTTAATAAACAATTAGCAAAAATTCTTTTATATAAACCTATTTTCAGATTTACTGCTAAATCAAATTACTTTATCATTGGAATATTGTTTTCACTGGCATTTTGCCCAACAATGTTCTCATTATTTTTCTTTACACTGATGCCACTTTCATTCACGAGTATTATAGGGTATTTATTACCTTTATTATTTGCGATGGGTACTGCCATCCCTTTACTTCTATTTATGTTTTTTATTGATACATTTAACTTACAAAGTTATTTATTGAAAAAAGGTAGAGTAGTAGGTGGTTATGTTCAGAAATTATTTGGATATGGCTTAATATTACTCGGTTTATATGACGCCTATATATATTGGTTGTAG
- a CDS encoding MarR family winged helix-turn-helix transcriptional regulator codes for MDQLISLFLKNALKPMFINQEIFEIEKSLTRSEIIALLMLRQRNESTMSQLASDLGIPVSTVTNISQRLIKRGLIERNQDPNDKRVILVTLTKDGETIAIRVLNVIKSILQRVEDALTPEELQQFIPLILKVANALQSSTNSINQKKETSRKIQIEE; via the coding sequence ATGGACCAATTAATATCGCTCTTCCTTAAAAATGCTTTAAAACCTATGTTTATTAATCAGGAGATATTCGAGATTGAAAAATCATTGACGCGTTCGGAAATAATTGCTCTTCTTATGTTAAGACAGAGAAACGAATCAACTATGTCTCAATTAGCCTCTGATTTAGGAATTCCAGTTAGTACAGTTACAAATATTAGTCAGAGACTTATTAAGCGGGGGCTCATTGAACGTAATCAAGATCCGAATGATAAGCGAGTGATATTAGTAACTCTTACAAAAGATGGAGAAACAATCGCAATTCGGGTTTTAAATGTTATTAAAAGCATTTTACAAAGAGTAGAAGATGCCCTTACACCAGAGGAATTACAACAATTTATCCCATTGATTCTAAAGGTTGCTAATGCATTACAGAGTTCAACTAATTCAATAAATCAAAAGAAAGAAACATCTAGAAAGATACAAATCGAAGAATAG
- a CDS encoding four-helix bundle copper-binding protein has protein sequence MEYRPDMQQMHAKTMKSLHDCAMMCEHMCMMLLEKPDIQSRKVQLNLLRDCADICELCMKYMARHSMYSKSLCHTCSFICDACAKECLKYTDHESQMCAQMCMECAKDCRNYAM, from the coding sequence ATGGAGTATAGACCAGATATGCAACAAATGCATGCAAAAACAATGAAAAGTCTTCACGACTGTGCCATGATGTGTGAACATATGTGTATGATGTTACTTGAAAAACCAGATATTCAATCCAGAAAAGTGCAACTTAATTTATTGCGTGACTGCGCAGATATTTGTGAACTCTGTATGAAATATATGGCACGTCATAGTATGTATTCAAAATCTTTATGTCATACTTGTTCATTTATATGTGATGCTTGCGCTAAAGAATGTTTAAAATATACCGATCACGAATCTCAGATGTGTGCTCAAATGTGCATGGAATGCGCTAAAGATTGTCGTAACTATGCGATGTAA
- a CDS encoding heavy metal translocating P-type ATPase, with protein sequence MSEAKQLKLGIEGMTCAACATRIEKSLNRMDGIEANVNLALEKATITYDKKQYQTTDLIDKIQKIGYGVSVDRTTLDIEGMTCAACSGRIEKVVGKMDGIVNINVNLAMNTATIDYLPEVRSIQSIMDKINNIGYSASVKSESTNKENDSTKKKKIQLIVSILLSIPLLYSMISHIPFSNSIWMPHIIMNPWFQLIFATPVQFIIGWHFYVGAYRAVRNKSANMDVLVVLGTSAAYFYSLVEALKTINNESYMPHLYFETSAILITLVLLGKYFEHIAKGRTTEAISKLLELQAKVATILKDGEELKVSLEDVKVGDILLVKPGEKIPVDGVILSGISTVDESMITGESLPVDKKKDDKVVGATVNGNGVLTLRAEKVGKETALANIVKIVEEAQGSKAPIQRLADRISNVFVPIVIGIAILTFLLWYFVFDQQNLPKAIEVGIAVLVIACPCALGLATPTSIMVGSGKGAEHGILYKGGEYLETTQKINAVILDKTGTVTKGKPEVTDVINQNQRKDLLELVASVENMSEHPLAQAIVQHAKEQKIKLKEVTNFVAIPGHGVEATIDEFNIYIGTRKLMKEMNIRITSIEEQLIALESNGKTGMLVAINGELEGIVAVADTIKDSSAKAIQALKDLKIDVYMVTGDNTRTAKAIAEQVGIEHIYAEVLPEKKAEIVADLQNRGKVVAMVGDGINDAPALAKADIGMAIGTGADVAIETADVTLVGGDLSHIPKAIALSKKTMNNIRQNLFWALFYNSLGIPVAALGLLQPWIAGAAMAFSSVSVVINALRLKRVKI encoded by the coding sequence ATGAGTGAGGCAAAGCAGTTAAAACTAGGTATTGAGGGTATGACTTGTGCTGCATGTGCGACACGAATAGAAAAAAGTTTAAATCGGATGGATGGGATAGAAGCGAACGTAAATCTTGCTCTAGAGAAAGCAACCATTACCTACGATAAGAAACAATATCAAACAACTGATTTAATTGATAAAATTCAAAAAATTGGATATGGAGTTTCGGTAGATAGAACCACATTGGATATAGAAGGTATGACGTGTGCTGCATGTTCTGGACGGATTGAAAAAGTAGTTGGAAAAATGGATGGTATTGTGAATATAAATGTGAATTTAGCTATGAATACAGCGACAATTGACTATTTACCAGAAGTGCGTTCAATCCAATCGATTATGGATAAAATTAATAATATTGGTTATTCGGCATCTGTAAAAAGCGAAAGTACAAATAAAGAAAATGATTCAACTAAAAAGAAAAAGATCCAATTAATTGTTTCTATTTTACTTTCTATTCCATTACTTTACTCGATGATATCTCATATACCATTCAGTAATAGTATTTGGATGCCACATATAATAATGAATCCATGGTTTCAGTTAATTTTTGCAACGCCAGTGCAGTTTATTATTGGATGGCACTTTTATGTTGGAGCTTATCGAGCGGTTAGGAACAAAAGTGCAAATATGGATGTACTAGTTGTCCTTGGAACCTCAGCAGCTTATTTTTATAGTTTGGTTGAAGCACTTAAGACGATCAACAATGAATCATATATGCCACATCTTTATTTTGAAACAAGTGCTATATTAATCACGTTAGTCTTGCTTGGAAAATATTTTGAACACATTGCAAAGGGAAGAACGACAGAAGCAATCTCTAAATTATTGGAACTTCAAGCCAAAGTAGCAACAATACTTAAAGATGGAGAAGAATTGAAAGTATCCTTAGAAGATGTGAAAGTAGGAGATATTTTACTTGTTAAACCAGGTGAAAAAATTCCTGTTGATGGTGTTATTTTATCTGGTATATCCACAGTCGATGAATCAATGATAACAGGTGAATCTTTACCAGTAGATAAGAAAAAAGATGATAAAGTTGTCGGTGCAACGGTAAATGGTAACGGAGTTTTGACTTTGCGTGCAGAGAAAGTTGGAAAAGAAACTGCATTAGCTAATATTGTGAAAATAGTTGAAGAAGCACAAGGTTCAAAAGCTCCTATCCAACGATTGGCGGATCGAATTTCAAATGTTTTCGTTCCAATTGTCATAGGAATTGCAATTTTAACATTTTTACTTTGGTATTTTGTATTCGATCAGCAGAATTTACCAAAGGCGATTGAGGTTGGAATTGCTGTTTTAGTAATTGCTTGTCCATGTGCATTAGGTTTAGCGACACCAACCTCTATTATGGTTGGAAGTGGAAAAGGCGCAGAACATGGTATTTTGTACAAAGGTGGAGAATATCTAGAGACCACTCAAAAAATAAATGCAGTAATACTTGATAAAACAGGTACTGTCACAAAAGGTAAACCTGAAGTTACTGATGTGATTAATCAAAATCAACGTAAAGATTTATTAGAACTTGTTGCTAGTGTTGAAAATATGTCTGAGCATCCCTTAGCACAAGCCATTGTTCAACATGCTAAAGAACAAAAGATAAAACTGAAGGAAGTAACGAATTTTGTTGCAATCCCAGGTCATGGAGTAGAAGCAACTATTGATGAGTTTAATATTTATATCGGTACCAGAAAATTAATGAAAGAAATGAATATTAGAATTACTTCTATTGAAGAGCAATTAATAGCTTTAGAGTCTAATGGTAAAACAGGCATGTTAGTAGCAATTAATGGCGAGTTAGAAGGAATCGTAGCTGTTGCAGATACAATCAAAGATTCTTCCGCTAAAGCAATTCAGGCATTAAAAGATTTGAAAATTGATGTATATATGGTAACAGGAGATAACACTCGCACTGCAAAAGCGATAGCAGAGCAAGTAGGTATTGAGCATATTTACGCTGAAGTTCTTCCTGAAAAAAAGGCTGAAATCGTAGCCGATCTACAAAACCGAGGTAAGGTCGTAGCAATGGTTGGAGATGGAATAAATGATGCTCCAGCTCTTGCAAAAGCTGATATTGGTATGGCAATTGGTACAGGTGCCGATGTTGCAATTGAAACAGCTGACGTTACTTTAGTTGGTGGAGATTTATCCCATATACCAAAGGCAATTGCCCTTAGTAAGAAAACGATGAACAATATTCGTCAAAATTTATTTTGGGCATTATTTTATAATAGTTTAGGAATACCTGTTGCAGCATTAGGATTGCTTCAGCCTTGGATTGCAGGGGCAGCAATGGCATTCAGTTCTGTGTCAGTTGTCATAAATGCACTTCGATTAAAACGGGTGAAAATATAA
- a CDS encoding metal-sensitive transcriptional regulator: MEQCHDDHMVPRSEEEISDLMKRLRRIEGQVRGIQKMVEEDRYCIDILTQIMAVEAAMKKVSFSLIERHANHCMVKAVNENNGEASVSELMEVIKRYVK, encoded by the coding sequence ATGGAACAGTGTCATGACGACCATATGGTCCCTAGAAGTGAAGAAGAAATAAGTGATTTAATGAAACGGCTTCGTAGAATTGAAGGGCAAGTAAGAGGAATTCAAAAAATGGTAGAAGAAGATCGGTATTGTATCGATATATTAACACAAATTATGGCAGTTGAAGCAGCAATGAAAAAAGTAAGTTTTTCATTAATTGAAAGACATGCCAATCATTGTATGGTAAAAGCTGTGAACGAGAATAATGGCGAAGCCTCTGTAAGTGAATTAATGGAAGTAATTAAGCGTTATGTAAAATAA